In Janthinobacterium sp. 67, a genomic segment contains:
- a CDS encoding flagellar motor protein MotB, with translation MRWKMAAPNKSKAKAGEAAVLKPHEKHEQAIIKRAGRKHDDDGHGGAWKVAFADFCLALLSLFLVLWLMAAREQQAMKEIMMDASASSRQGEGQGVMPEQSGGPRGSLIERFPMPRKGSGDTRTEGKQTQEGKAGAAPQNQTKVSYQSPEDLLSLSRALDKLSDEAGLKSNLQSVITPYGLRVMLHDTDKQGMFVRGSAVPTDRFRKLLRQMGPVFAQMENQMLIVGHTDSMQYANTGYEGFSNWTLSANRAMSARAQLLIGSMSPDSVLQVVGMADRAPLDVKNASAGINRRIELLILTRGQADSIAAMFGMAGQKPQGDELQVGEPDSGTLQRLRDKLGLPAKKERDEHAN, from the coding sequence ATGCGCTGGAAGATGGCGGCGCCGAACAAGAGCAAGGCCAAGGCCGGGGAGGCCGCCGTGCTAAAGCCGCATGAGAAACATGAACAGGCCATCATCAAGCGTGCGGGACGCAAGCATGACGACGATGGCCATGGCGGCGCCTGGAAAGTAGCGTTCGCCGACTTTTGCCTGGCCCTGCTGTCGCTGTTCCTCGTGCTGTGGCTGATGGCCGCGCGCGAGCAGCAGGCGATGAAGGAAATCATGATGGATGCGTCGGCCAGCAGCCGCCAGGGCGAAGGCCAGGGCGTCATGCCGGAACAGAGCGGCGGTCCGCGCGGCAGCCTGATCGAGCGCTTCCCCATGCCCCGCAAGGGCTCGGGCGATACGCGCACGGAAGGCAAGCAGACACAGGAAGGCAAGGCCGGCGCCGCGCCGCAAAACCAGACCAAGGTCAGCTACCAGTCGCCGGAAGACCTGCTGTCGCTGTCGCGCGCGCTCGACAAGCTCAGCGACGAAGCTGGACTGAAGAGCAATCTGCAATCGGTGATCACGCCGTACGGCTTGCGCGTCATGCTGCACGATACGGACAAGCAAGGCATGTTCGTGCGCGGCAGCGCCGTGCCGACCGACCGTTTCCGCAAGCTGCTGCGCCAGATGGGCCCGGTATTCGCGCAAATGGAAAACCAGATGCTGATCGTCGGCCATACCGACTCGATGCAATACGCCAATACCGGCTATGAAGGTTTTTCGAACTGGACCCTGTCGGCCAACCGCGCCATGTCGGCGCGCGCGCAATTGCTGATCGGCAGCATGAGTCCGGACAGCGTGCTGCAAGTGGTGGGCATGGCCGACCGCGCGCCGCTGGACGTGAAAAATGCCAGCGCCGGCATCAACCGCCGCATCGAACTGTTAATATTGACGCGTGGCCAGGCCGACAGCATCGCCGCCATGTTCGGCATGGCCGGACAAAAGCCGCAAGGCGACGAGCTGCAGGTGGGCGAACCGGACTCCGGCACCCTGCAACGGTTGCGCGACAAGCTGGGCCTGCCGGCAAAGAAGGAACGGGACGAGCATGCAAATTAA
- the motA gene encoding flagellar motor stator protein MotA, whose product MVIIGILIVMGCVFGGFALMGGTVHAIWQPVELIIIIGAAVGALVLGNPKHVLGEMLHQMRKIVTHKKQGSEFQRQLLLLMYELLQTAAGGLKALDAHVEAPRESALFQRYPLVLEEPKLLAFIVDNFRLMAMGKINAHELEGVLEQELEAIHDELLQPSKSLHKIAEAMPGFGILAAVLGIVMAMNSVADGADAAEISEKVGAAMVGTFIGIFFCYGVLDPMCNMMKQLVGEEGSTMECVKVVLVTHVAGKPPLLAIDAGRRLVQLNIKPSFAQLESWINALEDGGAEQEQGQGRGGRRAKAA is encoded by the coding sequence ATGGTAATTATCGGTATCTTAATCGTGATGGGGTGTGTATTCGGAGGCTTCGCCCTGATGGGCGGCACCGTCCACGCGATCTGGCAACCGGTCGAGCTGATCATCATCATCGGCGCCGCCGTCGGCGCCCTGGTGCTGGGCAACCCGAAGCATGTACTCGGTGAAATGCTGCACCAGATGCGCAAGATCGTCACGCACAAGAAGCAAGGCTCGGAATTCCAGCGCCAGTTGCTGCTGCTGATGTATGAACTGCTGCAAACGGCCGCCGGCGGCCTGAAAGCGCTCGACGCCCACGTCGAGGCGCCGCGCGAAAGCGCCCTGTTCCAGCGCTACCCGCTGGTGCTGGAAGAGCCGAAGCTGCTGGCCTTCATCGTCGACAACTTCCGTTTGATGGCGATGGGCAAGATCAACGCGCATGAACTCGAAGGCGTGCTGGAACAGGAACTCGAAGCCATCCACGACGAATTGCTGCAACCGTCGAAATCCTTGCACAAGATCGCCGAAGCCATGCCCGGCTTCGGTATTCTGGCCGCCGTTCTGGGCATCGTGATGGCCATGAATTCCGTGGCCGACGGCGCCGATGCGGCGGAAATTTCGGAAAAAGTGGGCGCCGCCATGGTCGGTACCTTCATCGGTATTTTCTTTTGCTACGGCGTGCTTGATCCGATGTGCAACATGATGAAGCAGCTGGTGGGCGAGGAAGGCTCGACCATGGAATGCGTGAAGGTCGTGCTGGTCACGCACGTGGCGGGCAAGCCGCCGCTGCTGGCCATCGATGCGGGCCGCCGCCTGGTACAGCTGAACATCAAGCCGAGCTTCGCCCAGCTGGAAAGCTGGATCAATGCGCTGGAAGATGGCGGCGCCGAACAAGAGCAAGGCCAAGGCCGGGGAGGCCGCCGTGCTAAAGCCGCATGA
- a CDS encoding FliA/WhiG family RNA polymerase sigma factor yields the protein MAYVEQYQEAYGAGEYAAASACAAVLSVAEEQQHLVAYSPLVKRIVRQLNSQVSGAIDRDDMEQIGLMGLLEALRRYGVPDQSFGSYASLRIRGAILDELRRQDWRPRAVRQESHRLRDSVRALTRRLGREPLDAEIMAALKLTPEAFQEYQLAENAELIASFDEVLQESLGQADSAPSPEEQLMVRRSLEQALRALDEREQRVIQMYYEFELSYKEIAAVLDLSDARVCQLNKTALGKMKAMLQDA from the coding sequence TTGGCCTATGTAGAGCAATACCAGGAAGCGTATGGCGCCGGCGAATATGCCGCCGCCAGCGCTTGCGCGGCCGTGCTCAGCGTTGCTGAAGAGCAACAACATCTGGTGGCGTACTCCCCGTTAGTGAAACGCATCGTGCGCCAGCTCAATTCGCAGGTGTCGGGCGCCATCGACCGCGACGACATGGAACAGATCGGCCTGATGGGGCTGCTCGAAGCCTTGCGCCGCTACGGTGTGCCGGACCAGTCTTTCGGCAGCTATGCCAGCCTGCGCATCCGCGGCGCCATCCTCGATGAACTGCGGCGCCAGGACTGGCGCCCGCGCGCCGTGCGCCAGGAAAGCCACCGCCTGCGCGACAGCGTGCGCGCCCTGACCCGCCGCCTGGGGCGCGAGCCGCTGGATGCGGAAATCATGGCCGCCCTGAAGCTGACGCCGGAAGCCTTCCAGGAATACCAGCTGGCGGAAAACGCCGAGCTGATCGCCAGTTTTGACGAAGTACTGCAGGAAAGCCTGGGACAGGCCGACAGCGCACCGAGTCCGGAAGAGCAATTGATGGTGCGGCGCAGCCTGGAACAGGCGCTGCGCGCGCTGGACGAACGCGAGCAGCGCGTGATCCAGATGTATTACGAATTCGAACTGAGCTACAAAGAAATAGCCGCCGTGCTGGACCTGAGCGACGCCCGCGTCTGCCAGCTCAACAAGACGGCACTGGGCAAGATGAAAGCCATGCTGCAAGACGCATAA
- a CDS encoding flagellar basal body-associated FliL family protein — protein MKLIAGFVGVAVLAAGAAGGAMWYLAKPVAGHADVAEAKAPPPPATGKKARKFLTLDKVIVMLRRGPGDGETHYLSADLVIATTEEKEKLTKDHLPLMRSIAVSTLSSFPLDKAQTMTVEQYAEQINKAFNVSYEREQMEKPFTEVMVGKLIIE, from the coding sequence ATGAAACTGATAGCCGGCTTTGTCGGCGTGGCCGTGCTGGCCGCCGGCGCAGCTGGCGGCGCCATGTGGTACCTGGCCAAGCCCGTTGCCGGCCATGCCGATGTCGCCGAAGCGAAAGCCCCGCCGCCGCCCGCCACGGGCAAGAAGGCGCGCAAGTTCCTCACGCTCGACAAGGTCATCGTGATGCTGCGCCGCGGTCCCGGCGATGGCGAAACGCACTACCTGTCGGCCGACCTGGTGATCGCCACCACCGAGGAAAAGGAAAAGCTGACCAAGGACCACTTGCCGCTGATGCGCTCGATCGCCGTCAGCACCCTGTCGAGCTTTCCGCTGGACAAGGCGCAGACCATGACCGTGGAACAGTATGCCGAGCAGATCAACAAGGCTTTCAACGTCAGCTACGAGCGCGAGCAGATGGAAAAGCCGTTCACCGAAGTCATGGTCGGCAAGCTGATCATTGAATAA
- a CDS encoding flagellar hook-length control protein FliK: protein MIMNFNTAPAAPARTASAAPASAPAPAPAAASAPAPSQAAASPGTPGYGSTAPSALPLFAQVLDVTGGETADAGTPAPAPAKDGDTDDQADNGLPAMAAPVIGLPVTMLPPTDAAAAEARAAAQTQAQTSAQTSAQANVAQVNVAQANPALNISLHPAAITITAQGTAQAAGRDTREPLAAANPAATAKGGAPAQPFESLPQQGAPATAAIAAPVAPAAREGERGAATPAPAAPNLGLTGAIGNTATAAQPGDTIKLNGPAQQWQEPLREALGERLQTQIGRNSEHATIRLEPPMLGRIEISIRHTAGALQVNVTASNSEVLRQLQGIGENMRSDLAQRQYTDVAVNISATPRSPAAQAFAEGDARGQRQPGRQHDDAEPGRALSDGSTASTTYAMHERESA from the coding sequence ATGATCATGAACTTCAACACGGCGCCGGCAGCACCGGCACGGACGGCTTCCGCCGCGCCTGCATCGGCACCGGCACCGGCACCGGCGGCAGCATCGGCGCCAGCGCCGTCACAGGCCGCCGCCTCGCCCGGCACGCCAGGCTATGGCAGCACCGCCCCTTCCGCCCTGCCCCTGTTTGCGCAGGTGCTCGATGTGACGGGCGGCGAAACGGCCGACGCCGGCACGCCCGCGCCCGCGCCCGCCAAGGATGGCGATACGGACGACCAGGCCGACAACGGCCTGCCCGCCATGGCCGCCCCCGTCATCGGCTTGCCGGTGACGATGCTGCCGCCAACGGATGCGGCTGCGGCCGAGGCACGCGCCGCCGCCCAGACGCAAGCACAGACATCAGCGCAGACATCAGCACAGGCGAACGTGGCGCAGGTGAACGTGGCGCAAGCCAATCCGGCACTCAACATCAGCCTGCATCCGGCGGCCATCACCATCACGGCACAGGGAACGGCGCAAGCTGCAGGCCGCGATACGCGCGAACCGCTGGCCGCCGCCAACCCGGCGGCAACCGCCAAGGGCGGCGCGCCTGCACAGCCGTTCGAATCGCTGCCGCAGCAAGGCGCGCCGGCCACAGCCGCGATCGCCGCCCCTGTGGCCCCTGCCGCGCGCGAAGGCGAACGCGGCGCCGCAACGCCGGCACCCGCCGCGCCGAACCTGGGACTGACGGGCGCCATCGGCAATACGGCCACGGCGGCCCAGCCTGGCGACACCATCAAGCTCAACGGCCCAGCCCAGCAATGGCAGGAACCGCTGCGCGAAGCGCTCGGCGAACGCCTGCAGACGCAGATCGGCCGCAACAGCGAACACGCGACGATCCGTCTCGAGCCGCCCATGCTGGGCCGCATTGAGATTTCCATCCGCCACACGGCCGGCGCACTGCAGGTGAACGTCACGGCATCGAACTCGGAAGTATTGCGCCAATTGCAAGGCATCGGCGAAAACATGCGCAGCGACCTGGCGCAGCGCCAGTACACCGACGTGGCCGTCAATATCAGCGCCACCCCGCGCAGCCCCGCCGCACAGGCGTTTGCCGAAGGCGACGCGCGCGGCCAGCGCCAACCGGGCCGCCAGCACGATGATGCCGAACCGGGCCGTGCCCTGTCCGACGGCAGCACTGCCAGTACCACTTATGCCATGCACGAGCGAGAAAGCGCCTGA
- the fliS gene encoding flagellar export chaperone FliS: MLNNEAYGSYHAVNLDSQTARATPVELVLVLTDGLLEELARARGHIVGKRYEQKAISLDKCTQIINGLSSSLDFDNGGEVVVNLARLYDYCVARLYTAGIKLDPTLIDEVTTLMTTIKRGWVGVQANNA; this comes from the coding sequence ATGTTGAACAATGAAGCTTACGGCAGCTACCACGCCGTCAACCTGGACTCCCAGACCGCCCGCGCCACACCGGTCGAGCTGGTACTGGTGCTGACGGATGGCCTGCTGGAAGAACTGGCGCGCGCGCGCGGGCACATCGTGGGCAAGCGCTACGAGCAAAAGGCGATCAGCCTGGACAAGTGCACGCAAATCATCAACGGTTTGTCGAGCTCGCTCGATTTCGACAATGGCGGCGAAGTGGTCGTCAACCTGGCGCGCCTGTACGACTATTGCGTGGCGCGCCTGTACACGGCCGGCATCAAGCTCGACCCTACCCTGATCGACGAAGTGACGACCTTGATGACCACCATCAAGCGCGGCTGGGTGGGTGTCCAGGCCAACAATGCCTAG
- the fliD gene encoding flagellar filament capping protein FliD produces MANVITAPQYDPIVTAKNLATKSVAAQQAALAAQTALANNTSSALGNLKSAISAFQLAMSSMTSSKSVLSQSATFSNTAYGSGTAGIKAAPGSYAFFVEQLATASQTSYGGLSSTTPANGGNMTIRIGDPAAAVTADNAFDIDLAAANKDGDAYLTPQEIAAAINGNSKNNARVTASVINIGNQAQLVLTSNVTGVANAVSIDTNSVTDPGLQTALQSDIKAIAAPKDAIVWLGAQGTGTKITQASNTFTNVPDVKMTFTKAMSAGESPITVTVGTDNTGTIANVQAFVDAYNKLKSVMDGLASPGNPEKDIAAGLFAHDSGLNALRSSMGDALRLNVDGVSLVAYGITAQRDGTISLNTAKLTAKLADNPGGLDKLFGNNSLSAPAGVLGGLDKVLGQWSNVTKGQITQRLAATDKLQKSLAQSSERLTNQYNTAYNRFLDQFSRLQVLQEQMTRNSDMFDAMFNNSKS; encoded by the coding sequence ATGGCAAACGTAATTACTGCACCGCAATACGATCCTATCGTCACGGCAAAAAATCTGGCGACCAAGTCGGTAGCGGCGCAACAGGCCGCCCTGGCTGCGCAGACCGCGCTGGCCAACAATACCTCCAGCGCGCTGGGCAACCTGAAATCGGCGATCTCCGCATTCCAGCTGGCCATGTCGTCCATGACGTCCAGCAAATCCGTGCTGAGCCAGTCCGCCACTTTCAGCAATACCGCATATGGTTCGGGCACGGCAGGCATCAAGGCGGCGCCGGGCAGCTATGCATTCTTTGTCGAACAACTGGCCACGGCCAGCCAGACTTCGTATGGAGGCTTGAGCAGCACCACGCCCGCCAACGGCGGCAACATGACCATCCGCATCGGCGACCCGGCAGCCGCCGTGACCGCCGACAACGCCTTCGACATCGACCTGGCCGCCGCCAACAAGGATGGCGACGCCTACCTGACGCCGCAGGAAATCGCCGCCGCCATCAATGGCAACAGCAAGAATAATGCGCGCGTCACCGCTTCCGTCATCAATATCGGCAACCAGGCGCAACTGGTGCTGACGTCGAATGTCACGGGCGTCGCCAATGCCGTCTCGATCGACACCAACAGCGTGACGGATCCGGGACTGCAGACGGCGCTGCAGAGCGACATCAAAGCCATCGCGGCGCCCAAGGATGCCATCGTCTGGCTGGGCGCCCAGGGCACCGGCACCAAGATTACCCAGGCATCGAATACCTTCACCAACGTGCCCGACGTGAAAATGACGTTCACCAAGGCCATGAGCGCTGGCGAGAGCCCGATCACCGTGACCGTCGGCACCGACAACACGGGCACCATCGCCAATGTGCAAGCCTTCGTCGACGCCTACAACAAGCTGAAAAGCGTGATGGATGGCCTGGCCAGCCCCGGTAATCCGGAGAAGGACATCGCCGCCGGCCTCTTTGCCCACGACTCCGGCCTGAACGCCCTGCGCTCGAGCATGGGCGATGCCTTGCGCCTGAATGTCGATGGCGTATCGCTGGTGGCGTATGGCATTACCGCCCAGCGCGACGGCACGATCAGCCTCAATACGGCCAAGCTGACGGCCAAGCTGGCGGACAATCCTGGCGGCCTGGACAAACTGTTCGGCAATAACAGCCTGTCGGCCCCTGCCGGCGTGCTCGGCGGCCTGGACAAGGTGCTGGGACAGTGGAGCAATGTCACCAAAGGCCAGATCACCCAACGCCTGGCGGCGACGGACAAGTTGCAGAAAAGCCTGGCCCAGAGCAGCGAGCGTCTGACCAATCAGTACAACACGGCGTACAACCGTTTCCTGGACCAGTTTTCCCGCCTGCAGGTATTGCAGGAGCAAATGACGCGCAATTCCGACATGTTCGATGCCATGTTTAATAACAGTAAATCCTGA
- a CDS encoding flagellar export protein FliJ, whose product MSDAHTIRNLTTLVGLRSTEVERLQGEMAAQTAVRERYQKNLERLTGLYTDSGPSGVLPLALSVNCGNFKQAVMQMADQHRTDLHLHEANMAVSQRALNTAWAKREVLDQVLTQKQKHVANEQHRVDAKRQDELATQFWFRGQVK is encoded by the coding sequence GTGAGCGACGCGCATACCATCCGCAACCTGACCACGCTGGTCGGCCTGCGCAGCACCGAAGTGGAACGCCTGCAAGGCGAAATGGCGGCGCAGACGGCCGTGCGCGAGCGCTACCAGAAAAACCTGGAGCGCCTGACGGGCCTGTACACGGATAGCGGCCCCAGCGGCGTCCTGCCCCTGGCCCTGTCCGTCAACTGCGGCAACTTCAAGCAAGCGGTCATGCAGATGGCCGACCAGCACCGTACCGACTTGCATTTGCACGAAGCCAACATGGCCGTTTCGCAACGCGCCTTGAATACGGCCTGGGCCAAGCGCGAGGTGCTGGATCAGGTGCTGACGCAAAAACAAAAGCATGTTGCAAATGAGCAACACCGAGTCGATGCCAAGCGGCAGGATGAGCTGGCGACGCAATTCTGGTTCCGCGGGCAGGTAAAATGA
- the fliI gene encoding flagellar protein export ATPase FliI, whose amino-acid sequence MIADTLRSFEIGDIPVATPTGRLVGASGLLLESAGCRLHTGQRCQIETVNGEWLDAQVVGFREKLSYLMPFKKATGLTTGARVLPLPDKASLQIGPSWLGRMVNGLGEPIDDLGRLGGEHILEVTPPKINPLKKQPVVEPLDVGVRAINSMLTLGKGQRVGLMAGSGVGKSVLLGLITRQTVADVVVVGLIGERGREVREFVEKSLGAEGLKKAVLVIAPADESPLMRIMATELCHSIAAHFRDQGKHVLLLVDSLTRYAMALREVALALGEPPATRGYPPSVFSNLPQLVESAGNGAHPEGSMSAIYTVLAEGDDQQDPVVDTARAILDGHIVLTRELAERGHYPAIDIAASISRCMAQVITPTHMQAARALKASMARHARVRDLIPLGAYVPGADPITDRAVQLHAPIEAFLCQGTKEEAPMGPCIEQLEQIMA is encoded by the coding sequence ATGATCGCCGACACGCTGCGCAGCTTCGAGATCGGCGATATCCCGGTCGCGACACCGACCGGCCGCCTCGTCGGCGCTTCCGGCCTGCTGCTGGAAAGCGCCGGCTGCCGCCTGCACACGGGCCAGCGTTGTCAAATTGAAACTGTGAACGGCGAGTGGCTCGATGCGCAAGTCGTCGGCTTTCGCGAAAAGCTGTCGTATTTAATGCCGTTCAAGAAGGCGACGGGCCTGACCACGGGCGCGCGCGTCCTGCCCCTGCCCGACAAGGCCAGCCTGCAGATCGGCCCCTCGTGGCTGGGCCGCATGGTCAATGGCCTGGGCGAGCCGATCGACGACCTGGGCCGCCTCGGCGGCGAACACATACTGGAAGTGACGCCACCAAAGATCAATCCCCTGAAGAAACAACCGGTGGTCGAGCCCCTGGACGTGGGCGTGCGGGCCATCAACAGCATGCTGACCCTGGGCAAGGGCCAGCGCGTGGGCCTGATGGCCGGCTCCGGCGTGGGCAAGAGCGTGCTGCTGGGCTTGATCACGCGCCAGACGGTGGCCGATGTCGTCGTCGTCGGCCTGATCGGCGAACGGGGTCGCGAAGTGCGCGAATTCGTGGAAAAGTCGCTCGGTGCCGAAGGTCTCAAGAAGGCCGTGCTGGTGATCGCGCCGGCCGATGAATCGCCACTGATGCGCATCATGGCGACCGAACTGTGCCATTCGATCGCCGCCCATTTCCGCGACCAGGGCAAGCACGTGCTGCTGCTCGTCGATTCGCTGACGCGCTATGCGATGGCCTTGCGCGAAGTGGCGCTGGCCCTGGGCGAGCCGCCGGCCACGCGCGGCTATCCGCCATCCGTGTTTTCGAACCTGCCGCAACTGGTGGAAAGCGCCGGCAATGGCGCCCACCCGGAAGGCAGCATGAGCGCCATCTACACGGTGCTGGCCGAAGGCGACGACCAGCAGGACCCGGTGGTCGACACGGCGCGCGCGATTCTCGACGGCCACATCGTGCTCACGCGCGAGCTGGCCGAGCGGGGCCACTACCCCGCCATCGACATCGCCGCCTCGATCAGCCGCTGCATGGCGCAGGTGATCACGCCCACGCACATGCAGGCAGCGCGCGCGCTGAAAGCGTCGATGGCGCGCCATGCGCGCGTGCGCGACCTGATCCCGCTGGGCGCCTACGTGCCCGGCGCCGATCCGATCACCGACCGCGCCGTGCAATTGCACGCGCCCATCGAAGCCTTCCTGTGCCAGGGCACCAAGGAAGAGGCGCCGATGGGGCCGTGCATCGAACAACTTGAACAGATCATGGCCTAG
- the fliH gene encoding flagellar assembly protein FliH — MKHFRSYRFPPLSQFIAAGQRAASEDTDGQWQASVSEGFEQGQRDGYEVGLVQGQQDGYDAGRSDGMAQGREEGRNETLVALDRLARPVDAILRDLKKVRADYREAQRKEVVDLVAKVARQVIRAELALQPVQLLALVDETLASMPPTREEIDVFLNPEELKRISELDPKRAKRWNLIADARLDAGECRIKAGDNEVDAGCHQRLSACMEQVSSHLALAAEHADQGAPA; from the coding sequence ATGAAACACTTCCGCTCGTATCGCTTCCCTCCCCTGTCGCAATTCATCGCCGCCGGCCAGCGCGCCGCCAGCGAGGACACGGATGGCCAGTGGCAGGCGTCCGTCTCGGAAGGTTTCGAGCAGGGCCAGCGCGACGGCTACGAAGTGGGCCTGGTGCAAGGCCAGCAGGACGGCTACGACGCCGGGCGCAGCGACGGCATGGCGCAGGGCCGCGAAGAAGGCCGCAATGAAACCCTGGTGGCGCTGGACCGCCTGGCCCGCCCCGTCGACGCGATCTTGCGCGACCTGAAAAAAGTGCGCGCCGATTACCGCGAAGCGCAGCGCAAGGAAGTGGTCGACCTGGTGGCCAAGGTGGCGCGCCAGGTGATCCGCGCGGAACTGGCGCTGCAGCCCGTGCAATTGCTGGCCCTGGTCGACGAGACCCTGGCCTCGATGCCGCCCACGCGCGAGGAAATCGACGTCTTCCTCAATCCGGAAGAATTGAAACGCATCAGCGAACTCGATCCGAAGCGCGCCAAGCGCTGGAACCTGATCGCCGATGCGCGCCTCGACGCGGGCGAATGCCGCATCAAGGCGGGCGACAATGAAGTCGACGCGGGCTGCCATCAGCGCCTGTCGGCTTGCATGGAGCAAGTCAGCAGCCACCTGGCGCTGGCCGCCGAACACGCGGACCAGGGCGCGCCTGCATGA
- a CDS encoding flagellar motor switch protein FliG: MAELNNSNPSDGAEYESASLNPVEQAAIVLLSIGEEQAANVLRCLSREELLEVTQVMSRMSGIKVESVKTAMQTFFDDYRQQSGVHGASRSYLKRSLDMALGSDIANSVLNNIYGDAIRPKMARLQWASPKWLAEYIVNEHVQMQAVFLAFLPPALAGQILDALPAEGRDLVLLNLARLDEIDRDLLVELDELVGRCLGTLDTQSTSVEGIRQAAEILNRMPGNRAALVELLRAHDPDVVSEIELSMYDFLILATQSDVTLTRILEDVPMEQWAIALKGAEPAIRDAVLKTMPRRQAQSFEDMMRRSGPVPLSRIEQTRQEIMATVKGLADAGEIEVQLFAEAVIE, from the coding sequence ATGGCCGAACTCAACAACAGTAATCCCTCCGACGGTGCAGAGTACGAAAGCGCCAGTCTGAACCCCGTGGAACAGGCCGCCATCGTGCTGCTGAGCATAGGCGAAGAACAGGCCGCCAACGTGCTGCGCTGCCTGTCGCGTGAAGAATTGCTGGAAGTCACGCAAGTGATGTCGCGCATGAGCGGCATCAAGGTCGAATCCGTGAAAACGGCCATGCAGACCTTCTTCGACGACTACCGCCAGCAAAGCGGCGTGCATGGCGCCTCGCGCAGCTACCTGAAGCGCTCGCTGGACATGGCGCTGGGCAGCGATATCGCCAATAGCGTCCTGAACAACATCTATGGCGACGCCATCCGTCCAAAAATGGCGCGCCTGCAGTGGGCCTCGCCGAAATGGCTGGCCGAATACATCGTCAACGAGCACGTGCAGATGCAGGCCGTCTTCCTGGCCTTTTTGCCGCCCGCGCTGGCCGGCCAGATCCTCGATGCCCTGCCCGCCGAAGGCCGCGATCTGGTCTTGCTGAACCTGGCGCGCCTGGACGAGATCGACCGCGACCTGCTGGTCGAGCTCGACGAACTGGTGGGCCGCTGCCTGGGCACGCTCGACACGCAAAGCACCAGCGTGGAAGGCATCCGCCAGGCGGCCGAGATCCTCAACCGCATGCCTGGCAACCGCGCCGCGCTGGTCGAACTGCTGCGCGCGCACGATCCGGACGTGGTGTCGGAAATCGAACTGAGCATGTACGACTTCCTGATCCTGGCCACGCAGAGCGATGTCACGCTCACGCGCATCCTGGAAGACGTGCCGATGGAACAATGGGCCATCGCCCTCAAGGGCGCGGAACCGGCTATCCGCGACGCCGTGCTGAAAACCATGCCGCGCCGCCAGGCGCAAAGCTTCGAGGACATGATGCGCCGTTCCGGCCCCGTGCCGCTGTCGCGCATCGAACAGACGCGCCAGGAAATCATGGCCACCGTCAAGGGCCTCGCCGATGCGGGCGAGATCGAAGTGCAGCTGTTTGCCGAAGCGGTGATCGAATGA